In Thermotomaculum hydrothermale, a single genomic region encodes these proteins:
- the tatB gene encoding Sec-independent protein translocase protein TatB has product MFGIGFGELLLLLVIALIVFGPEKLPEVAKTLGKFYRQVRDYSDSLRETVERELNLEEFKKLNNIPDEVSQLVLPKEEVERRKKEVLERLKRKQAESEENGISPEKSEQASNINLDDGNNGGRKEREE; this is encoded by the coding sequence ATGTTCGGTATAGGTTTTGGTGAATTACTTTTATTGTTGGTTATAGCTTTAATTGTTTTTGGGCCTGAAAAATTGCCTGAGGTTGCAAAGACATTAGGTAAGTTTTACAGGCAGGTAAGGGATTACTCTGATTCTTTAAGGGAAACTGTTGAGCGTGAATTAAACCTTGAAGAGTTTAAAAAGTTAAACAATATTCCAGATGAAGTCTCTCAGCTTGTTTTACCTAAAGAGGAAGTTGAGAGACGAAAGAAAGAGGTATTGGAGAGGCTAAAAAGAAAACAGGCTGAATCAGAAGAAAATGGAATTAGTCCTGAAAAAAGTGAACAGGCAAGTAATATTAATTTAGATGACGGGAATAATGGTGGAAGAAAAGAAAGAGAAGAATGA
- the rplU gene encoding 50S ribosomal protein L21, which yields MYAVIETQGKQHKVVEGQTLLVDRLEGEVGTKVDLKVLLLGEDGNVEVGTPYLENAKVEAKIVEQKKDEKVLVFKKKRRKQYKKLNGHRQPITVLKIEKIVK from the coding sequence ATGTATGCAGTAATCGAAACTCAGGGAAAACAGCACAAAGTGGTTGAGGGGCAGACTCTCCTTGTTGATAGATTGGAAGGAGAAGTTGGAACAAAGGTTGATTTAAAGGTTCTCCTGTTAGGAGAAGACGGCAATGTTGAAGTTGGTACCCCTTACCTTGAAAATGCAAAGGTTGAAGCAAAGATAGTTGAGCAGAAAAAAGATGAGAAAGTGCTTGTTTTCAAGAAAAAGAGAAGAAAGCAGTACAAAAAACTCAACGGGCACAGACAGCCTATCACTGTTTTGAAGATTGAAAAGATAGTAAAGTAA
- a CDS encoding nitroreductase family protein, translating to MDLIKAIFQRRSIRKYRNKPVEKHILMQLVKYGMYAPTARNTRSWHFYIVSDREKLDEVAKKHPYAGMLKTAGGAILVCGDKSIEPMEGYLSLNCANACENIMLGALEHGLGTCWIAVYPREERIKLVSEIFNLPENHLPIALISVGYPDEEKQILDRFEKEKITFI from the coding sequence ATGGACTTGATTAAGGCTATTTTTCAAAGAAGAAGCATAAGAAAATACAGAAATAAACCTGTTGAAAAGCATATTTTGATGCAGTTGGTTAAATATGGGATGTATGCGCCGACGGCAAGGAATACAAGAAGCTGGCACTTTTACATTGTATCAGACAGGGAGAAATTAGATGAGGTGGCAAAAAAGCACCCTTATGCAGGTATGCTTAAAACAGCAGGGGGAGCAATCCTTGTCTGTGGAGACAAAAGTATTGAGCCTATGGAAGGATACCTTTCACTTAATTGTGCAAATGCCTGTGAAAATATTATGCTTGGGGCTTTAGAGCATGGTTTGGGGACATGCTGGATAGCTGTTTATCCAAGGGAAGAGAGAATTAAACTTGTTTCAGAGATTTTCAACCTTCCTGAGAATCACCTTCCGATAGCCTTAATTTCAGTGGGATATCCTGATGAAGAAAAACAGATTCTCGACAGGTTTGAAAAAGAAAAAATCACTTTTATTTAG
- a CDS encoding sigma-54-dependent transcriptional regulator, whose amino-acid sequence MQDLNAKILIVDDEIIVRESLRNWLSEEGYFVDVAENADECFKKLGEREFDIVFLDIKMPEVDGIEVLKKIKEIYPIIDVVMITAYASIDSAVQAMKLGAYDYLTKPFDPEHLSVLVKKILSKRRLESENRKLKETIETTLKHVNLVGKSEAMQTIVKQIEEVAQTDASVLITGESGTGKEVVARAIHFASPRRFEPLVTVSCGALPEGLVESELFGYERGAFTGAFYKKKGKFEAANGGTLFLDEIGELNQKMQVDLLRVLQEKEIMRIGSNKVIKVDFRVISATNRDLKKMVEEGTFREDLFYRLNVFNIHIPPLRERIEDIPLLVEHFVNQFRRRMGKDVEGLTPQAMNKLMKYPWPGNVRELENAIERAFVIAKGKYITTDDLSFLDGNNAKLTTPPALSLSEIEKHHIINVLKECDYNISKASKILDIDRTTLYNKMKKYGISKQ is encoded by the coding sequence ATGCAAGATTTAAACGCAAAAATTCTAATTGTAGATGATGAAATAATAGTAAGGGAATCATTAAGAAACTGGCTTTCTGAGGAAGGGTATTTTGTTGATGTAGCTGAAAATGCTGATGAGTGTTTTAAAAAATTAGGTGAAAGAGAGTTTGACATTGTCTTTCTTGACATTAAAATGCCTGAGGTTGATGGAATAGAGGTTTTGAAAAAAATTAAAGAAATTTATCCTATTATTGATGTTGTTATGATTACGGCCTATGCGTCTATTGATTCAGCGGTTCAGGCTATGAAGTTAGGTGCTTATGATTACCTTACAAAGCCCTTTGATCCTGAACATTTATCTGTTCTTGTGAAAAAAATTTTATCCAAAAGAAGGCTTGAAAGTGAAAACAGGAAGCTCAAAGAAACAATTGAAACAACTTTAAAGCATGTAAACCTTGTCGGAAAAAGCGAGGCAATGCAAACAATAGTTAAACAGATTGAAGAGGTGGCTCAAACAGATGCCTCTGTTTTGATTACAGGGGAAAGTGGGACAGGAAAAGAGGTTGTTGCAAGGGCAATTCACTTTGCAAGCCCAAGAAGGTTTGAACCGTTGGTTACAGTAAGTTGCGGAGCGCTTCCTGAAGGGTTAGTTGAAAGTGAATTATTTGGATATGAAAGGGGGGCTTTTACCGGTGCTTTCTATAAAAAGAAAGGAAAATTTGAGGCAGCAAACGGCGGCACCCTTTTCCTTGACGAAATTGGAGAATTGAATCAAAAGATGCAGGTTGATTTATTAAGGGTTTTGCAGGAAAAAGAAATAATGAGAATTGGTTCAAATAAAGTAATTAAAGTTGATTTCAGGGTAATTTCCGCAACAAACAGAGATTTAAAGAAGATGGTTGAAGAAGGCACTTTCAGGGAAGATTTATTTTACAGGTTAAATGTTTTCAATATACACATTCCACCTTTAAGGGAAAGAATAGAGGATATCCCTTTGCTTGTTGAGCATTTTGTTAATCAATTCAGAAGAAGAATGGGTAAGGATGTTGAAGGATTGACACCTCAGGCAATGAACAAATTAATGAAGTATCCATGGCCTGGAAATGTTAGAGAGCTTGAAAATGCAATTGAAAGGGCTTTTGTAATTGCAAAAGGCAAGTACATTACAACAGATGACCTTTCTTTTTTAGATGGAAACAATGCTAAATTGACAACACCACCAGCACTTTCCTTGTCTGAAATTGAAAAACACCACATTATCAATGTGCTAAAAGAGTGTGACTATAATATATCCAAAGCGTCTAAAATATTGGATATTGATAGGACGACTCTTTACAACAAAATGAAAAAATATGGCATTTCTAAGCAATAA
- a CDS encoding archaemetzincin family Zn-dependent metalloprotease, giving the protein MAFLSNKRIILSPVDISPELLKGEVKEKLEIIFKRKVVIEKTGLKIDDFYDPVREQYNSTEILKHFIFNHPAELEEKVCLIVPYDLFIPILTFVFGEAHMNGNYCIVSLFRLKEAFYGKECDEKLLKERLLKEIVHELGHTFGLTHCIDNKCVMFSSYSIEDTDKKSIFFCDSCFEKLDKNL; this is encoded by the coding sequence ATGGCATTTCTAAGCAATAAAAGAATAATTCTCTCACCTGTTGATATCTCTCCAGAACTTTTAAAGGGTGAGGTAAAAGAAAAATTAGAGATTATCTTTAAACGAAAGGTGGTAATTGAAAAAACAGGCTTAAAAATTGACGATTTTTACGACCCTGTAAGGGAGCAGTATAATTCAACAGAAATATTAAAGCACTTTATATTCAACCACCCTGCCGAATTAGAAGAAAAGGTGTGCTTAATTGTCCCATACGATTTGTTTATTCCTATTTTAACCTTTGTATTTGGAGAAGCACATATGAATGGGAATTACTGTATTGTTTCTCTCTTTAGATTGAAAGAGGCTTTTTACGGTAAAGAGTGTGATGAAAAACTCCTTAAAGAAAGGTTATTGAAGGAAATTGTCCATGAGTTAGGACATACATTTGGCCTTACCCACTGTATTGATAACAAATGCGTAATGTTTAGCTCATACTCTATTGAAGACACAGACAAAAAATCTATTTTCTTCTGTGATTCTTGCTTTGAAAAACTGGATAAAAATTTGTAG
- the nrfD gene encoding NrfD/PsrC family molybdoenzyme membrane anchor subunit, with the protein MKIKGFKITFWRVVAAIILVAGAIATYQRFVYGLGAATNLSDKFPWGLWVGFDVISGVGLAAGGFTITAIVYIFNLKKYHCIVKPTVLTAFLGYSFVGIALLWDLGKYFDIWHPLVFGNHHSPMFELAVCVATYTAVLALEFSSFALGKFKWFRKPVNFLKGIYIVLVILGVLISTLHQSSLGTLFVIVPEKLHPLWYTKLLPVYFFVTAVGAGLGMTIVESYLSWRALGHEAPLDVLANLARGMVVIQLTYFVAYFEGLIVGHKLHYLFDGSFYSFMWWLETLLWTIVPTVIVFKKNWITTRVGVFTAGFSYVLGFLLNRLNVSMTAMEYSLKANYLPSWQEMAVSASFVVVMFIIFGFAVKYFDIFEEEHPYEEQIETT; encoded by the coding sequence ATGAAAATAAAGGGATTTAAAATAACATTCTGGCGCGTTGTGGCGGCGATTATCCTTGTTGCAGGTGCTATTGCAACCTATCAAAGGTTTGTGTATGGACTTGGAGCAGCAACAAACCTTTCTGATAAATTTCCCTGGGGTTTGTGGGTAGGTTTTGATGTTATAAGCGGTGTTGGGCTTGCAGCTGGAGGCTTTACAATAACCGCTATAGTTTACATATTTAATTTAAAAAAATACCATTGCATTGTTAAGCCCACTGTTTTAACCGCGTTTTTAGGCTATTCATTTGTTGGTATTGCTTTGCTTTGGGATTTAGGTAAGTACTTTGACATATGGCATCCCCTTGTTTTTGGAAACCATCATTCCCCTATGTTTGAGCTTGCCGTTTGCGTTGCAACATATACTGCAGTTTTAGCCCTTGAATTTTCATCATTTGCTTTGGGCAAGTTTAAATGGTTTAGGAAGCCTGTAAATTTTTTAAAGGGGATATATATTGTACTTGTAATTTTAGGTGTTTTGATTTCAACATTGCACCAGTCTTCGTTGGGAACTCTCTTTGTTATTGTTCCTGAGAAATTACATCCTCTGTGGTACACAAAACTCCTTCCAGTTTACTTTTTTGTTACAGCTGTTGGTGCAGGATTGGGAATGACTATTGTTGAGTCATACCTTAGCTGGAGGGCTTTAGGCCACGAAGCACCCCTTGATGTTTTGGCAAACCTTGCAAGGGGAATGGTTGTTATTCAGCTTACATACTTTGTCGCGTATTTTGAAGGATTGATTGTTGGACATAAACTTCATTACCTTTTTGATGGTTCATTCTATTCCTTTATGTGGTGGCTTGAAACCTTACTGTGGACTATAGTTCCAACAGTAATTGTCTTTAAAAAGAATTGGATTACAACAAGAGTGGGTGTTTTTACAGCAGGTTTTTCCTATGTGTTGGGGTTTCTCCTTAACAGGTTGAATGTTTCAATGACTGCTATGGAATACTCTCTTAAAGCAAACTATTTGCCATCATGGCAGGAGATGGCAGTGTCTGCCTCTTTTGTGGTTGTTATGTTTATAATCTTCGGATTTGCAGTTAAGTATTTTGATATTTTTGAAGAAGAGCATCCTTACGAAGAACAGATTGAAACAACATAA
- a CDS encoding sensor histidine kinase: protein MKEKIRTLRFKVMSIVAIALTTGFFIFAFLILSHQERVYYDYLKLNLNTISDTILKALEIDMMQNNREAIESTLKLIGHQDLIKELRIYSHKGNIYASINDNEKRKKLSLSEVQCAVCHSQSNKALTNIDKQDYLVFYKEKTTNPCTLKAIVPILNSPKCYSASCHAHSKNEKILGFLNIAVCTLKLHESLNKDRWIILLISAIFVFVLSYLIVFLLKRQITFPIRQLVQSTKAISVGDFNLDLPTEKKDEIGELAKAFEKMVKRIEEFKKELEGWNRELEKRVEEKTQKLKVAQKKILQAEKMSSLGRLAAVIAHEINNPISGLIVFINLLKKQIERGDLSERELERMYKNLALMESEAKRCGKIVSELLAFSKRESEIVPCDIVEIINRAVSLMQIKLKDSDIKIETEFAEKLPKVKCDPSKMQQVFINLIQNAADAMPLGGKITIKAEYNEKRKGVQVSLSDTGVGIPEEYLSHIFEPFFSSKDNGQSIGIGLFVVYGVIEQIGGKITVESEVGKGTTFNICIPTV from the coding sequence ATGAAGGAAAAAATAAGGACTTTGAGATTTAAGGTAATGTCAATTGTGGCAATTGCCCTTACAACAGGTTTCTTTATATTTGCTTTTCTTATACTTTCTCATCAGGAGAGGGTTTATTATGATTATTTAAAACTTAACCTTAATACAATTTCTGACACAATTTTAAAGGCATTAGAGATTGATATGATGCAGAATAACAGGGAGGCTATAGAGAGTACACTGAAACTTATTGGCCATCAGGATTTAATAAAAGAGTTAAGGATTTATAGCCATAAGGGAAATATTTATGCATCTATAAATGACAATGAGAAAAGAAAAAAGTTGTCTTTGTCGGAAGTTCAATGTGCAGTTTGTCATTCTCAATCTAATAAGGCTTTGACAAATATTGATAAACAGGATTATCTGGTTTTTTATAAAGAAAAAACAACAAACCCATGTACCTTAAAAGCTATTGTCCCTATTTTAAACTCTCCTAAATGTTATTCTGCTTCATGCCATGCGCATAGCAAAAATGAAAAAATACTGGGTTTTTTAAACATTGCAGTTTGTACTCTGAAGTTACATGAGTCTTTAAATAAAGATAGATGGATAATTTTGCTTATTTCTGCTATATTTGTTTTTGTGCTTTCATACCTTATAGTATTTCTACTAAAACGACAGATAACTTTTCCTATAAGGCAGCTTGTGCAAAGTACAAAAGCAATTAGTGTTGGAGATTTTAACCTTGATTTGCCTACTGAAAAAAAAGATGAAATTGGGGAACTGGCAAAAGCTTTTGAAAAAATGGTTAAGCGTATTGAAGAGTTTAAAAAGGAATTGGAAGGCTGGAATAGAGAGCTTGAAAAAAGGGTAGAAGAAAAAACGCAGAAACTAAAAGTTGCCCAAAAAAAGATTTTGCAGGCTGAAAAAATGTCTTCCCTTGGCAGGCTTGCTGCAGTAATTGCCCACGAAATTAACAACCCTATTTCGGGGTTGATTGTTTTTATAAACCTTTTGAAAAAGCAGATTGAAAGAGGTGATTTAAGTGAGAGAGAGCTTGAGAGAATGTACAAAAACCTTGCTTTAATGGAAAGCGAGGCAAAGAGATGTGGGAAAATCGTTTCAGAATTACTTGCTTTTTCTAAAAGGGAAAGCGAAATAGTTCCCTGTGATATTGTTGAAATCATTAATAGGGCAGTAAGTTTAATGCAAATAAAATTAAAGGATAGCGATATAAAAATTGAAACTGAATTTGCGGAAAAACTTCCAAAGGTAAAGTGTGACCCGTCAAAGATGCAACAGGTGTTTATTAACCTCATTCAAAATGCTGCTGATGCTATGCCTTTAGGTGGCAAAATAACTATAAAGGCAGAGTATAATGAAAAAAGAAAAGGTGTTCAGGTGAGTCTCTCTGACACAGGAGTTGGAATCCCTGAAGAGTATCTTTCCCATATCTTTGAACCATTCTTTTCTTCTAAGGATAACGGGCAAAGCATTGGAATAGGCTTGTTTGTAGTTTACGGGGTTATAGAGCAAATTGGGGGGAAAATTACAGTTGAAAGTGAGGTAGGAAAAGGAACAACCTTTAATATATGTATTCCAACTGTTTAA
- the tatC gene encoding twin-arginine translocase subunit TatC, whose translation MVEEKKEKNDREFKKQTFFEHLAELRSRLLWSIGYLILGFIVAYAFHKQIFHLIALPLLEIAPKQYKSIFAFHHLSEPFFTYLKLSFYAGIFIASPFILHQLWLFISPALYKEEKRYAIPFIFFATLLFLAGGAFGYFVGLKYMISFFLSEAEGLVPVLTMEGYFSLATTVILGMGIVFETPILIFFLSIMGVVDYKFLISKFKYAIFFIFLIAAIITPSGDPITQTVFAVPMLLLYILGILVAYLFGSKKSE comes from the coding sequence ATGGTGGAAGAAAAGAAAGAGAAGAATGATAGGGAATTTAAAAAGCAAACTTTTTTTGAGCACCTTGCCGAATTAAGGTCAAGGTTGCTGTGGAGTATAGGCTATTTAATTTTAGGCTTTATTGTTGCCTATGCCTTTCATAAGCAGATTTTTCACCTTATAGCCCTTCCCTTGCTTGAAATTGCCCCAAAGCAGTACAAAAGTATTTTTGCTTTCCATCATTTAAGTGAACCTTTTTTTACTTATTTAAAACTTTCTTTTTATGCTGGGATTTTTATAGCATCCCCCTTTATCCTTCATCAACTATGGCTTTTTATTTCTCCAGCTTTGTATAAAGAGGAAAAAAGGTATGCTATCCCATTTATCTTCTTTGCCACATTGCTATTTTTAGCAGGGGGAGCTTTTGGTTATTTTGTTGGTTTAAAGTATATGATTTCTTTCTTTTTAAGTGAGGCTGAAGGCCTTGTTCCAGTACTTACAATGGAAGGTTATTTCTCCCTTGCCACAACTGTAATATTAGGAATGGGGATTGTTTTTGAAACGCCTATACTGATTTTTTTCCTCTCTATAATGGGGGTTGTTGATTACAAATTCTTAATCTCAAAATTCAAGTATGCTATTTTCTTTATCTTTTTAATTGCTGCAATAATTACCCCTTCCGGAGACCCTATAACACAGACTGTTTTTGCAGTCCCCATGCTTTTGTTATACATATTGGGGATTTTAGTTGCCTATCTTTTTGGTTCCAAAAAGAGCGAATAA
- a CDS encoding 4Fe-4S dicluster domain-containing protein: MSKAMLIDLTECAGCGVCAEACKKEHNLPGKVGKTLDYANYTVVNEVTDDVYMRNLCRHCVDPTCASVCPVSALHKTPEGPVVYDFDLCIGCRYCMMACPFQIPKYEWHKPIPQVRKCIMCYDTRIKKGLPTACAEACQNEGGGATYFGERDELLKMAHQRIKDNPDTYHNFVYGEHEVGGTNVMFLLPKNVPLEKFVPYGLKNNLPTEPLPDLTWNVLNKIPVFVPVWATFLTGMWWLNNRKIEVEKNNGIKPKDNDENKGE, encoded by the coding sequence ATGAGTAAAGCAATGTTGATTGATTTAACCGAGTGTGCGGGATGTGGAGTATGTGCTGAGGCCTGTAAAAAAGAACATAATTTGCCTGGTAAGGTTGGGAAAACCTTGGATTATGCAAATTATACAGTTGTTAACGAGGTAACCGATGATGTTTACATGAGAAACCTGTGCAGGCATTGTGTTGACCCTACCTGTGCATCGGTTTGCCCTGTATCTGCATTACACAAGACACCAGAAGGCCCCGTAGTTTATGATTTTGACCTCTGTATAGGTTGCAGGTATTGTATGATGGCATGCCCTTTCCAGATTCCAAAGTATGAATGGCATAAGCCTATTCCGCAAGTTAGAAAATGTATTATGTGTTATGACACAAGGATTAAAAAGGGATTGCCGACAGCCTGCGCTGAAGCCTGCCAGAACGAAGGTGGTGGAGCAACTTACTTTGGTGAAAGAGATGAGTTATTGAAGATGGCACACCAGAGAATTAAGGATAATCCTGATACTTACCATAATTTTGTTTATGGGGAACACGAAGTTGGTGGGACAAATGTTATGTTTCTTCTCCCTAAAAATGTTCCTCTTGAAAAGTTTGTCCCCTATGGATTAAAGAATAATCTTCCTACGGAACCTTTGCCTGATTTAACCTGGAATGTGTTGAATAAAATCCCTGTTTTTGTCCCTGTTTGGGCTACATTTCTTACTGGAATGTGGTGGCTGAACAATAGAAAGATTGAGGTTGAAAAGAATAATGGAATAAAACCTAAAGATAACGATGAAAACAAAGGAGAATAA
- the rpmA gene encoding 50S ribosomal protein L27, translated as MAHKKGQGSSRNGRDSKSKRLGVKRFDGQFVKAGSIIVRQRGTRIKPGKNVGRGKDDTLFALTHGYVKFQDRGRMGKFVNIIPAEVTETVH; from the coding sequence ATGGCACATAAGAAAGGGCAAGGAAGTAGCCGTAACGGTAGAGACAGTAAGTCAAAAAGGCTTGGTGTTAAAAGGTTTGACGGTCAGTTTGTTAAGGCAGGCTCAATAATCGTAAGGCAGAGGGGAACAAGAATTAAGCCTGGCAAAAATGTTGGCAGAGGCAAAGACGACACCCTGTTTGCTCTCACCCATGGCTATGTTAAATTTCAGGACAGGGGAAGAATGGGTAAGTTTGTAAACATTATTCCTGCTGAGGTTACCGAGACTGTTCATTAA
- a CDS encoding Hsp33 family molecular chaperone HslO, whose amino-acid sequence MDIINFYLSGDGKFRFVFAETKDVVNKIREIHKMTYPVANAVSRFVTGTVLISSNLKSGDVLGAYLDVNGPIGGIRCEANSYGHIKGYAINPDVGVDEFDSNYVMDLNQLLGSGMLTVTRVLKRGKVPFTSNIEFKGGSLALMFADYLKRSEQINSAVFISNFMKPDGFIENCGGFIVQPMPDATEKEIEKMEKEIEKLPPFSEVLKEVDNVNQAALLLFPNYKLKQIGERHLVFKCTCSRDKVLKVLKSLKEEDRKQLLLDDGTYLVVCEYCKKEYRVKKEEVENFK is encoded by the coding sequence ATGGATATAATAAACTTTTACTTAAGTGGAGACGGGAAATTCAGGTTTGTGTTTGCTGAGACAAAGGATGTTGTAAATAAAATAAGGGAAATTCACAAAATGACATACCCTGTGGCAAATGCTGTTTCAAGGTTTGTTACAGGAACAGTATTGATTTCAAGCAATTTAAAAAGCGGTGATGTTTTAGGGGCATACCTTGATGTAAACGGCCCGATAGGCGGAATTAGATGTGAGGCAAACTCTTATGGACACATAAAGGGTTATGCAATAAACCCTGATGTGGGTGTTGATGAGTTTGATTCTAATTATGTAATGGATTTAAATCAGTTGCTCGGAAGTGGAATGCTAACTGTTACAAGGGTGTTGAAGAGGGGCAAGGTGCCTTTTACCTCAAATATTGAATTTAAAGGTGGTTCACTTGCTTTAATGTTTGCAGATTACCTAAAAAGGTCTGAGCAGATAAACAGCGCTGTTTTTATATCAAACTTTATGAAACCTGACGGCTTTATTGAAAATTGCGGCGGCTTTATTGTACAACCAATGCCTGATGCAACAGAGAAAGAGATAGAAAAAATGGAAAAGGAAATTGAAAAACTTCCCCCATTCAGTGAGGTTTTAAAAGAGGTGGACAATGTCAATCAGGCTGCACTGCTTTTATTCCCAAATTATAAATTAAAGCAAATAGGGGAAAGGCATCTTGTGTTCAAGTGCACCTGTTCAAGAGATAAGGTGCTAAAAGTTTTAAAGTCTTTAAAAGAAGAGGATAGAAAACAGCTTCTTCTTGACGACGGGACATACCTTGTTGTTTGTGAGTATTGCAAGAAAGAATACAGGGTTAAAAAAGAAGAAGTTGAAAATTTTAAATAA
- a CDS encoding glycine cleavage system protein H yields the protein MTPLLVFLSFLFGAVFVNSKKTERNVLSFKVESEGLKEVFPDLDSNRKICKYYFSGDLESPLVCDNEFECRDCPIHKRFVNSLVFTEEKFFCTKKVMGLDFSPCIFYHRGHTLLSITKNGNVLVGIDSFILNLIGKKAEKVVLPEEGDFIEANEIGFSLIIEKDYFPILSPVSGEIVKVNDNIAQDIKDNKAFVWLCMVKPFNLEEDLPSLLLGREAEEWFKYEVNSFKNNLFRDSEFAADGGELAISNLNTIPEDFVENFLYSYKRRG from the coding sequence ATGACACCGCTTTTGGTTTTCTTAAGTTTTTTATTTGGGGCTGTTTTTGTTAATTCGAAAAAAACTGAGAGAAATGTTTTGTCGTTTAAGGTTGAAAGTGAAGGATTAAAAGAGGTTTTTCCTGACTTAGACTCTAATAGAAAAATATGCAAATACTATTTTTCAGGGGATTTAGAATCACCATTAGTATGCGATAACGAATTTGAATGCAGGGATTGCCCCATACATAAACGCTTTGTTAATTCTTTGGTTTTCACAGAGGAAAAGTTTTTTTGTACGAAAAAGGTAATGGGTCTGGATTTTTCACCGTGTATTTTTTATCACAGGGGGCATACTCTTTTAAGCATTACAAAAAATGGTAATGTTCTTGTGGGGATAGATTCCTTTATTTTAAATTTAATAGGTAAAAAAGCAGAAAAGGTTGTTTTACCTGAAGAGGGTGATTTTATTGAGGCGAATGAAATAGGTTTTTCTTTGATAATAGAAAAGGATTACTTCCCTATTTTGTCACCTGTTTCTGGTGAAATAGTTAAGGTAAACGACAATATTGCACAAGATATAAAGGATAACAAGGCATTTGTATGGCTTTGTATGGTAAAGCCATTTAACCTTGAAGAGGATCTGCCATCATTATTGCTGGGTAGAGAGGCAGAGGAATGGTTTAAATATGAAGTGAATTCTTTTAAAAACAATTTGTTTAGAGATTCTGAATTTGCGGCAGATGGCGGGGAGTTGGCTATATCCAATTTAAATACCATTCCCGAAGATTTTGTTGAGAATTTTCTATATTCGTATAAAAGAAGGGGTTAA
- the obgE gene encoding GTPase ObgE yields MFKDELKIWVKAGDGGNGCLSFRREKFIPKGGPDGGDGGDGGDVILEGDASLNTFNKLRYRQHYKAERGEHGKGKNMHGKNGEPCIIKVPLGTIVKLFDTGEIIGEILEDGQRLVVQKGGKGGRGNARFATSTNRAPRHFEEGEKVEPIRLKLELKLIADVSIVGYPNAGKSTLISKISNAKPKIADYKFTTLHPNLGIVEYGSFKSFVIADVPGLIDGASEGRGLGTRFLKHIERTRVLLHLIDGASPENDYLSDFLAIRKEIEKFNPEILKKHFVIAVNKADSLCCKDDLEKIKAFAKENNIPIFIISAVTGEGLNELVNELGSIVESVKGREIKEEVVKEKNEKLDFLDEV; encoded by the coding sequence ATGTTTAAAGACGAATTAAAAATATGGGTTAAAGCAGGTGATGGCGGTAATGGCTGTTTAAGTTTTAGAAGGGAGAAGTTTATCCCCAAAGGAGGCCCTGACGGAGGAGACGGGGGAGATGGGGGAGATGTAATACTTGAAGGAGACGCCTCTTTAAACACATTTAACAAGTTAAGATACAGGCAGCATTACAAAGCTGAGAGGGGAGAGCATGGCAAAGGCAAAAACATGCATGGAAAAAATGGAGAGCCATGCATAATAAAAGTTCCCTTAGGCACAATAGTCAAACTCTTTGATACAGGGGAAATTATTGGTGAAATACTTGAAGATGGGCAAAGGCTTGTTGTCCAGAAAGGTGGAAAGGGCGGAAGGGGAAACGCAAGGTTTGCCACTTCCACAAACAGGGCACCAAGACATTTTGAAGAGGGCGAAAAGGTTGAGCCTATAAGGTTAAAACTTGAATTGAAGTTAATTGCAGATGTTTCAATTGTCGGCTATCCAAACGCTGGGAAATCAACCTTAATTTCAAAAATTTCTAACGCTAAACCTAAAATTGCCGATTACAAATTTACAACATTGCACCCAAATTTAGGTATTGTTGAATACGGAAGCTTTAAATCTTTTGTAATTGCTGATGTGCCAGGGCTTATTGACGGTGCATCAGAGGGAAGAGGATTGGGGACAAGGTTTTTAAAGCACATTGAAAGAACAAGGGTACTGCTTCATTTAATTGACGGAGCAAGTCCTGAAAATGATTATTTAAGCGATTTTCTTGCAATAAGAAAGGAAATTGAAAAGTTTAATCCAGAAATTCTAAAAAAACACTTTGTGATAGCGGTTAACAAAGCGGATTCCCTCTGTTGTAAAGATGACCTTGAAAAAATAAAAGCATTTGCTAAAGAAAATAATATTCCAATTTTTATAATATCTGCCGTTACAGGTGAAGGATTAAACGAGCTTGTTAATGAGTTAGGTTCAATTGTGGAAAGTGTTAAAGGAAGAGAAATTAAAGAGGAAGTGGTAAAAGAAAAAAATGAAAAGCTTGATTTTCTTGATGAGGTGTAG